In one window of Skermanella rosea DNA:
- a CDS encoding cupin domain-containing protein — translation MPPIGDISAAEIIRLLGMQPHPEGGHYVETFRDKPADGSRGSCTAIYFLLQADEFSAWHRVDAVEIWHWYAGGPLALTISPNGHDAEAVHLGPALAQGQRPQAVVPAGAWQTAVSLGAWTLVGCTVAPAFEFAGFELAPPDWRPVPRAGAKG, via the coding sequence GTGCCGCCGATCGGCGATATCTCCGCCGCGGAGATCATCCGGCTTCTCGGGATGCAGCCGCATCCCGAGGGCGGACATTATGTCGAGACGTTCCGGGACAAGCCGGCGGACGGTTCGCGCGGTTCCTGCACCGCCATCTATTTCCTGCTGCAGGCGGACGAGTTCTCCGCCTGGCACCGGGTCGACGCGGTGGAGATCTGGCACTGGTATGCCGGAGGACCGCTGGCCCTCACGATCTCGCCGAACGGCCACGATGCCGAGGCGGTGCATCTGGGACCGGCGCTCGCCCAGGGGCAGCGCCCCCAGGCCGTCGTTCCCGCCGGTGCCTGGCAGACCGCGGTATCGCTGGGAGCCTGGACGCTGGTCGGCTGCACGGTGGCACCGGCCTTCGAGTTCGCCGGGTTCGAACTGGCTCCGCCCGACTGGCGCCCGGTGCCCCGGGCCGGCGCGAAAGGCTGA
- a CDS encoding SufE family protein has product MTIDELIENFELFDEWEDRYRYVIDLGRGLPPLENRYHTDAFKVEGCMSQVWLVPLPAEEGRMRFAADSDSAIVKGLAAVLLTAYSDRTPEQILDTDLEAIFARIGLDQHLSPNRRNGFFSMVETIKASAKARIAARD; this is encoded by the coding sequence ATGACGATCGATGAGCTGATCGAGAACTTCGAACTGTTCGACGAATGGGAGGACAGGTACCGCTACGTCATCGATCTGGGACGCGGCCTTCCGCCGCTGGAAAACCGGTACCATACCGACGCCTTCAAGGTGGAAGGCTGCATGAGCCAGGTCTGGCTGGTGCCTCTGCCGGCCGAGGAAGGCCGCATGCGGTTCGCCGCCGACAGCGACAGCGCGATCGTGAAAGGTCTGGCCGCCGTTCTTTTGACCGCCTATTCCGACCGCACGCCGGAGCAGATCCTGGATACCGATCTCGAAGCCATCTTCGCCCGGATCGGCCTGGACCAGCATCTCAGCCCCAATCGGCGCAACGGTTTCTTCTCGATGGTGGAAACCATCAAGGCGTCCGCCAAGGCCCGGATCGCCGCCCGGGACTGA